A window of Variovorax paradoxus genomic DNA:
CGACCTCGAGCGGCTGGTCGATGCCAAGCACTTTTCGCTGTTCTGCACGCCCATCATCAACCTCGTGCCGCGCCGCAGCGACCGCATCCCGGTCGGTCCGGGTCAGCACGAGCACCATGCGGTGATCGACCGCACGCGGCCGCGCGACTTCGAAATATTCACCGTCGAGCGTGTCACCGGCCACATGGCCAATGGCTCGGAAGAGCGCGAGTTCCGTCCCTTCCTCGGGTCGTTCGCGGCCGACGACGGCGACTTCGGCGCCTACTTCTCGCTGCGCCGCGAGCCGCGCCTGGTGTCGGACCGTGCCCGCGCGCAAGGCACGCGCACCAGCTACACCGGCAGCGAGGTGTACGTGTCGTTGGTCGACCAGCACGATGCGCCGTTTCCGCACAGCCTGCGCCACATCACGCTCGACGCGCTGTGCACCAACCGCGATTTGCCGCTGCTCTTGCCGACCGGGCTCGAATCCGATTTCACGCTGCGCGTTTCGGCGCCGGTGCGGTCTATCCGCATCCTGCGCGGCCCCTCACGGCCCTATCCCGCGCTGGCCGAGGGCGCGCTGACGTGGCGGCTCATCAGCCACCTCGGCCTCAACTACCTGAGCCTGACCGACGTCGATGCGGCGCAGGGCGCGGCCGCGCTGCGCGAGATGCTCGACCTCTACGGCAACCTGGCCGATCCTTCGGTGCGCCGGCAGATCCAGGGCGTGCGGTCGATGGCGCTCGCGCCGGTGTTCCGCCGCCTGCCCGAGCCCGGGCCGATCGTGTTCGGGCGCGGCGTGGAGATTGCGCTGAAGATCGACGAGGTCGCGTTCTCCGGCGCGAGCCCGTACCTCTTCGGCGCCGTGCTGGAGCAGTTCTTCAGCCGCCACGTGTCGCTCAACGCATTCACCGAATTCGCGCTGTCCAGCCTGCAGCGCGGAGAAATCGCGCGCTGGACTCCCCGCGTGGGACGCCGCCCCGCCGTATGAGCGAAGAAGGCTTCACCGACGACATGGCGGCCCTGCCGGTCAGCGACGGCGAGGCTGAACAGGACAACGCGGCCGACGTCTGCTACAGCATCCCGCAGTCGCTGCAGGCCACGCCGTTGCCGCGCGGCCTGCCCGAGGCCGACCCCGAACTCTGGGCGCAACTGCTCGACCAGCCTTTCGGGCACGACCTGTTCATGCTGCTGCGCCGGCTCGATGCGCGAAGCGACCATCCGCTGCTCGGCCGCGCGCCGCGCCCCGTCGACGAGCCGCTGCGGCTGGGGCAGGAGCCCTCGATGGCCTTCGCGCCGTCGAACGTGGCGGGCGTCGATGCGTCGCAGGACGGGCCGCCGCGCATCTCGATCTACGGCTTCGGCCTGTTCGGTCCCAACGGCCCGCTGCCGCTGCACATGACCGAGTACGCGCGCGAGCGCAAGCGCCACCATGCCGACGACACGCTGAGCGCATTCGCCGACCTGTTCCATCACCGGCTCATCCTGCTGTTCTACCGGGCCTGGGCCGATGCGCAGTCGGTCAACAGCCTGGACCGCCCCGACGGCCATCGTTTCGTCGACTACGTTGCCAGCCTCATGAACATGGGGCA
This region includes:
- the tssF gene encoding type VI secretion system baseplate subunit TssF; amino-acid sequence: MDARLLDYYNRELTYMHELGAEFAQRYPKIAGRLGMRGIEVSDPYVERLLEGFSFLTARIQLKMDAEFPRFSQRLLEVVYPNFLAPLPAMAVVQIDGNLNEGSLKAGYELPRHTILRGRMIKGEQTACEFRTGHAVTLWPVRIADAGIGPVPAEIAHAMPAVARQAKSALTIRIEAVGGARFSEMPIERLEFFLSGAELHALRVLELVAHHAVGTVCRSGPGGNARIVPLGDDAIRHEGFSPDQALLPYDARSFQGYRLLHEYFAFPDRYLFFSVNKLRAAAQAMSGSTMEIVILLDRADADLERLVDAKHFSLFCTPIINLVPRRSDRIPVGPGQHEHHAVIDRTRPRDFEIFTVERVTGHMANGSEEREFRPFLGSFAADDGDFGAYFSLRREPRLVSDRARAQGTRTSYTGSEVYVSLVDQHDAPFPHSLRHITLDALCTNRDLPLLLPTGLESDFTLRVSAPVRSIRILRGPSRPYPALAEGALTWRLISHLGLNYLSLTDVDAAQGAAALREMLDLYGNLADPSVRRQIQGVRSMALAPVFRRLPEPGPIVFGRGVEIALKIDEVAFSGASPYLFGAVLEQFFSRHVSLNAFTEFALSSLQRGEIARWTPRVGRRPAV
- the tssG gene encoding type VI secretion system baseplate subunit TssG, with protein sequence MSEEGFTDDMAALPVSDGEAEQDNAADVCYSIPQSLQATPLPRGLPEADPELWAQLLDQPFGHDLFMLLRRLDARSDHPLLGRAPRPVDEPLRLGQEPSMAFAPSNVAGVDASQDGPPRISIYGFGLFGPNGPLPLHMTEYARERKRHHADDTLSAFADLFHHRLILLFYRAWADAQSVNSLDRPDGHRFVDYVASLMNMGQPGLKGRDRIADHARTFMAGHLVRQTRNPEGLIQILRLYFDVPVRIEEFVSDWVRIDERQLSTLGFSGRNHQLGGGATVGIAVRDAQSKFRVELGPLSQQEFQELLPGSKRLRQVVDWVRQYVGIEFAWELRLVLRKQDAHGMQLGAGQQLGWGSWLGTRLADTDAGDMVFQPEALFSRSASAASANSSS